From one Oscillospiraceae bacterium genomic stretch:
- a CDS encoding lysophospholipid acyltransferase family protein, with translation MGKDRSKTLKTHLPNRPLYAVLSAGATAFYARKAKIVCDNTAIKGMKPPFIAVCNHPSFFDWILMARALRPHRVNIIMTRYYYCYRGLAMLLDGLGAIPKDLFSPDPQTVRAAMTVIKKGGCIGIFPEGRLSPDGRIESFHSSIYKLMKNLGVPVINVHVEGSYFIRPKWSHQMRKGTVYVKAEPLFTAGELENIDEQTALERLEKALFYDESATQRIRRTQFRHPAIAEGLHRILYLCPKCGAEFAMKTAGGRIFCEKCGNAATLNAFYDLAAESAESVIPASIGDWYELQREFEFSRICRDPEVKMSGHVVLRQPRFGREPFSVVGEGVVTLDKNGLVYQGSRDGEAFLLEVPLNMLKALLYGAECDFEIYHRGQFYYFEPDNLLECVKWSVFGEQLYVYHILKKRDADATIGAAKRD, from the coding sequence TTGGGAAAAGACAGGAGCAAGACCCTGAAGACGCATCTGCCGAACAGGCCGCTGTATGCGGTGCTCTCGGCGGGCGCAACGGCGTTTTATGCCCGCAAGGCAAAGATCGTCTGTGACAATACGGCGATCAAAGGGATGAAACCGCCCTTTATTGCAGTTTGCAATCATCCGAGTTTCTTTGACTGGATTTTGATGGCACGGGCTTTGCGCCCGCATCGGGTTAATATCATCATGACCCGGTATTATTACTGCTATCGGGGACTTGCGATGCTCCTGGATGGGTTGGGCGCGATTCCCAAAGATCTGTTTTCGCCCGATCCGCAGACTGTACGCGCAGCCATGACCGTGATCAAGAAAGGCGGCTGTATCGGTATTTTCCCGGAGGGCAGACTGTCTCCCGACGGGAGAATCGAATCCTTTCACTCGTCGATCTATAAACTGATGAAAAACCTCGGGGTGCCCGTTATCAATGTCCACGTCGAAGGCAGTTATTTTATCCGACCCAAGTGGTCGCATCAGATGCGCAAGGGGACGGTGTATGTCAAGGCCGAACCCTTGTTTACGGCGGGCGAGTTGGAGAATATCGACGAACAGACCGCGTTGGAACGGCTCGAAAAAGCATTGTTTTATGATGAAAGTGCGACACAACGTATTCGCCGCACGCAATTTCGACATCCCGCCATCGCCGAAGGGCTGCACAGAATTTTATATCTGTGTCCGAAGTGCGGCGCGGAATTTGCGATGAAGACGGCGGGCGGGCGGATTTTTTGCGAGAAATGCGGAAATGCCGCAACCTTGAACGCTTTTTATGATCTTGCCGCCGAATCCGCAGAAAGCGTGATCCCGGCTTCGATCGGAGACTGGTACGAGCTGCAGCGCGAATTTGAGTTTTCACGCATCTGCCGCGACCCGGAGGTAAAAATGAGCGGTCATGTCGTTTTGCGGCAGCCGCGATTTGGGCGAGAACCGTTTTCGGTGGTCGGGGAGGGCGTTGTGACGCTCGATAAAAACGGTCTGGTTTATCAGGGAAGCCGGGACGGTGAGGCGTTTCTGCTTGAGGTTCCCTTGAATATGCTGAAAGCATTGCTTTACGGGGCTGAATGCGATTTTGAAATTTATCACCGGGGACAGTTTTATTATTTTGAACCGGACAACCTTCTGGAATGTGTTAAATGGTCGGTTTTCGGGGAACAGCTCTACGTGTATCATATTTTGAAAAAGAGGGATGCGGATGCAACAATCGGAGCGGCAAAACGGGATTAG
- a CDS encoding AbgT family transporter codes for MQQSERQNGIRIGKRTFISTVCVLLAVMVCAGVLTLVLPQGSYDRVIVNGYEEIVPESYAINESGKLPVWRWFTAPFEVLIGSDGAMAIMIILFLVFIGGTFLVLDKSGVMRYMLTSVTVKMSRHKYALLAVMTLLCMIVGSTMGIFEEFAPLVPIVVALALALGWDSLVGLGMSILAVGFGFSVGTFNPFSILVAQKLAGLPIFSGLLFRVGAFLVFYGILITFLLLYAKKIEKNPQKSICWESDKAMREKYHYDPQDGTLDSVALKKATFVFVGAFGLIFLYITVSLILLYNGNGTLTDYTMPVMAVVLTAGGLLAGKVSKYAEKGLLRDFGKGMLAMAPGALLIVMAMSAKQIVLAGGVMDTILHGAYELMSGVGKYQAILIVFGFVLVLEFFISSASAKAFIVIPLVVPFASLLGLTRQSLVQSYCFADGFTNLFFPTNAALLIVLGLVNLPYWKWIKWGWKLTLVTVAACVGLLLLAVRIGYGPA; via the coding sequence ATGCAACAATCGGAGCGGCAAAACGGGATTAGAATCGGAAAACGCACCTTTATCAGTACGGTGTGCGTGTTGCTGGCGGTGATGGTCTGTGCCGGTGTTTTGACCCTTGTGCTGCCGCAGGGCAGTTATGACCGGGTGATTGTGAACGGATACGAGGAGATTGTGCCGGAGTCATACGCGATCAACGAGAGCGGTAAACTGCCGGTCTGGCGGTGGTTCACCGCGCCGTTCGAGGTGCTGATCGGCAGCGACGGCGCGATGGCGATCATGATCATTTTGTTTCTGGTTTTTATCGGAGGCACGTTTTTGGTGCTCGATAAAAGCGGTGTGATGCGGTATATGCTGACTTCGGTTACCGTGAAAATGAGCAGGCACAAATATGCGTTACTGGCGGTGATGACGCTGCTATGCATGATTGTCGGCTCTACGATGGGAATTTTTGAGGAGTTCGCCCCGCTGGTGCCCATTGTGGTAGCATTGGCGTTGGCCTTGGGGTGGGATTCGTTGGTCGGGCTTGGGATGAGCATTCTGGCGGTCGGGTTCGGCTTTTCGGTCGGCACCTTTAACCCGTTCAGTATTTTAGTGGCGCAAAAGCTGGCCGGGCTTCCGATATTTTCGGGGCTGCTGTTTCGGGTCGGTGCATTTTTAGTCTTTTACGGCATTCTCATCACCTTTTTGTTGCTGTATGCAAAGAAGATTGAAAAGAATCCGCAAAAGTCTATTTGTTGGGAATCCGACAAAGCCATGCGGGAAAAATATCATTATGATCCGCAGGACGGAACACTTGATAGTGTCGCGCTGAAAAAAGCGACATTCGTGTTTGTCGGGGCGTTCGGGCTGATCTTTTTATACATCACGGTCTCGCTGATTTTGCTTTATAACGGAAACGGCACACTGACCGATTACACCATGCCGGTGATGGCGGTCGTGCTGACTGCGGGGGGATTATTGGCCGGGAAGGTCTCGAAGTATGCCGAAAAGGGGCTTTTGCGTGATTTCGGGAAAGGGATGCTGGCCATGGCGCCGGGTGCGCTTTTAATCGTAATGGCTATGAGTGCCAAGCAGATCGTGTTGGCGGGCGGAGTCATGGATACCATTTTGCACGGTGCGTATGAATTGATGAGCGGTGTGGGGAAATATCAGGCGATTCTGATTGTGTTCGGGTTTGTGCTGGTGCTCGAATTTTTCATCAGCAGTGCCTCTGCAAAAGCTTTTATCGTCATTCCGTTGGTGGTTCCGTTTGCGTCGCTGTTGGGGTTGACCCGGCAATCGCTGGTGCAGAGCTACTGCTTTGCCGACGGTTTTACGAATCTGTTTTTCCCGACCAACGCTGCGCTGCTGATTGTGCTGGGGCTTGTGAATCTGCCGTATTGGAAATGGATCAAATGGGGCTGGAAACTGACATTGGTCACGGTTGCGGCCTGTGTGGGATTATTGCTGCTTGCGGTGCGGATCGGGTACGGGCCGGCGTGA
- a CDS encoding Sapep family Mn(2+)-dependent dipeptidase has product MDQIFQKINAFLDENRENMVADICNLIAINSVRGEAAPDKPFGEAPAAALKKTEEICRRFGLEPVNDQNFALSAVVNDKPVRLDILAHLDIVEAGDGWDTDPFHAVVKDGKIYGRGSSDDKGPAVAAIYAAAAVKKFCPDLTGNCRLVLGSSEETGSEDIRHFYAAHEKAPMSFSPDAEYPVINIEKGSYGPKFYAEWEVCNAVPRVLKLVGGKTNNIVPKTAWAQIAISLDDLVDACEKAGKETGAMFDIVPESPEVFKVTVTGEGAHASMPERGNNAQTALIKMLASLSLADCGSTRAIKAFNELFPHGDTSGKALGIEQKDDISGALTLNFGVLDLGETGFTARFDSRVPICANQETVSKPVAEKLTAHGFTVDSLQMKAAHYTPAESPLVKVLLKIYEQHTGSKGKCLAIGGGTYVHDIEGGVAFGCEMPGADYHIHGPNEYAIIDELVLGAKMFAQAIAELCE; this is encoded by the coding sequence ATGGATCAAATATTTCAAAAAATCAATGCATTTTTAGATGAAAACCGGGAAAACATGGTCGCCGATATCTGCAATTTAATTGCGATTAACAGTGTCCGGGGAGAAGCGGCACCGGATAAACCGTTTGGGGAAGCGCCGGCGGCGGCGCTGAAAAAAACCGAAGAAATTTGCCGCAGATTCGGCCTTGAGCCGGTGAATGACCAAAACTTTGCGCTGTCTGCAGTCGTCAATGACAAGCCGGTACGGCTGGATATTTTGGCGCATCTCGATATCGTCGAGGCCGGGGACGGATGGGATACCGACCCGTTTCATGCGGTCGTGAAAGACGGGAAAATTTACGGGCGTGGTTCGTCCGATGATAAAGGGCCTGCGGTTGCGGCAATCTATGCAGCTGCGGCGGTCAAAAAATTCTGCCCCGATCTTACGGGTAACTGCCGTCTGGTACTCGGGAGTTCCGAGGAGACGGGCAGCGAGGATATCCGCCACTTTTATGCGGCGCATGAAAAAGCGCCGATGTCGTTTTCACCCGACGCCGAGTATCCGGTTATCAACATCGAAAAAGGCTCCTACGGGCCGAAATTTTATGCCGAGTGGGAAGTGTGCAATGCCGTACCGCGTGTTTTGAAACTGGTCGGCGGCAAGACCAACAACATCGTGCCCAAGACGGCATGGGCGCAAATCGCAATTTCGCTCGACGATTTGGTTGATGCGTGTGAAAAAGCCGGAAAAGAGACGGGTGCAATGTTCGACATTGTACCGGAATCGCCTGAAGTTTTTAAGGTTACCGTGACCGGAGAGGGCGCGCATGCATCGATGCCTGAGCGGGGCAACAACGCACAAACCGCACTGATTAAAATGCTGGCTTCTTTATCGCTTGCCGACTGCGGCAGTACCCGGGCAATCAAAGCATTCAATGAGTTGTTTCCGCACGGGGATACTTCGGGGAAAGCACTCGGGATTGAACAAAAAGACGATATCTCCGGTGCATTGACTTTGAATTTCGGGGTGCTCGATCTTGGCGAAACCGGATTTACCGCTCGTTTTGACAGTCGCGTGCCGATTTGCGCAAACCAAGAAACTGTTTCTAAACCGGTGGCCGAAAAGCTGACCGCACATGGATTTACGGTCGACTCTTTGCAGATGAAAGCCGCACACTATACGCCGGCGGAAAGTCCTTTGGTGAAAGTACTGTTGAAAATTTATGAGCAGCACACCGGATCAAAAGGCAAATGCCTTGCGATCGGCGGCGGAACCTATGTACACGATATCGAAGGCGGTGTGGCGTTTGGGTGTGAAATGCCCGGCGCCGATTATCATATTCACGGGCCCAACGAATATGCGATCATTGATGAACTGGTGTTGGGTGCCAAGATGTTTGCGCAGGCCATTGCAGAATTGTGCGAATAG
- a CDS encoding homocysteine S-methyltransferase family protein yields the protein MAIINKTPFFLDGSMGANLFKAGMPRGACPEQWMEQHPQVVLDIMKSYIDAGSDAIYAPTFETTAPKLAKFGLEGRAREYNRMFVKMAKSVAKDKLVLGDISASGEFVLPVGEVSMEELYEIFLLQTSAFAAEKADGVAIETQLCASDFRAAALAAKTAGLPFLISITVEKSGRTLSGCTLPCAMIIAESLGAFAAGLNCSGGPENMPPVIASARDISTLPMIAKPNAGLPDPNGLHRMGPEEFAAFVKPLVEAGATVLGGCCGTNADHIRAMIAATEGLAFHTPKKNGEYICSESRYTKIGPDSVFSDPIKADEDLADNILDIEDDIIPVVEIPNTDALENFIDAAPQISTPLCFKFHDPAIADRALLYYQGRAALCDDRWNLAVKYGSYVL from the coding sequence ATGGCCATTATCAATAAAACACCGTTTTTTCTCGACGGCAGCATGGGCGCAAACCTGTTCAAAGCGGGCATGCCGCGCGGCGCCTGCCCCGAGCAGTGGATGGAACAGCACCCGCAGGTCGTGCTCGACATCATGAAAAGCTATATCGACGCCGGTTCCGACGCCATTTACGCCCCGACGTTTGAGACGACCGCACCCAAACTGGCCAAATTCGGACTGGAAGGACGCGCACGCGAATATAACCGGATGTTTGTCAAGATGGCAAAATCGGTCGCGAAAGATAAGCTCGTCCTCGGCGACATCTCGGCCAGCGGCGAATTTGTGCTGCCCGTCGGCGAGGTGTCGATGGAAGAACTCTATGAGATTTTTCTTCTTCAGACCTCAGCTTTTGCAGCGGAAAAAGCGGACGGCGTCGCCATCGAGACCCAACTCTGCGCCTCGGATTTTCGCGCGGCGGCACTTGCAGCAAAAACCGCCGGTCTGCCGTTTTTAATCTCGATCACAGTCGAAAAAAGCGGCCGGACTTTATCCGGCTGCACCCTGCCCTGCGCCATGATTATCGCCGAATCGCTCGGCGCGTTTGCCGCAGGCCTCAACTGCAGCGGCGGCCCGGAAAATATGCCGCCCGTCATTGCGTCCGCACGCGATATCTCAACCCTGCCGATGATCGCCAAACCCAACGCAGGCCTGCCCGACCCGAACGGACTTCACCGCATGGGTCCGGAAGAATTCGCAGCGTTTGTCAAACCGCTGGTCGAAGCCGGTGCGACGGTACTCGGCGGCTGCTGCGGCACCAATGCCGACCATATCCGCGCCATGATTGCAGCGACCGAAGGGCTTGCGTTCCATACGCCGAAAAAGAACGGCGAATACATTTGCAGCGAGAGCCGCTATACCAAAATCGGCCCCGATTCGGTCTTTTCCGACCCGATCAAAGCCGACGAGGATTTAGCGGATAACATTTTGGATATTGAAGACGATATTATACCGGTTGTAGAGATTCCAAACACCGACGCGCTCGAAAATTTCATCGATGCCGCGCCGCAGATTTCGACGCCGCTGTGCTTCAAATTTCACGACCCGGCCATTGCCGACCGCGCTTTGCTGTATTATCAGGGCCGCGCAGCCCTGTGCGACGACCGCTGGAATCTCGCCGTCAAATACGGTAGTTATGTTTTATAA
- a CDS encoding GNAT family N-acetyltransferase yields the protein MTITDIKNRLNDPSVRSVLALSQYQPTPEKVAARATAYQTDPDVAAFACIENENSLGVIVLKNRGTQSFEILSIAVDPDRRNQQIGSKLIAYAADHLHCIQITAETDDDAVGFYRSYGFEITSLGEKYPGCIRYLCTLNL from the coding sequence ATGACGATCACCGATATCAAAAACCGTTTAAATGACCCCTCGGTCCGTTCCGTTCTTGCCTTAAGCCAATACCAACCGACGCCTGAAAAAGTTGCTGCGCGCGCCACCGCCTATCAGACCGACCCCGATGTCGCTGCTTTCGCCTGTATCGAAAACGAAAACTCCCTCGGCGTCATCGTTTTGAAAAACCGCGGTACGCAATCTTTCGAAATCCTCAGCATCGCCGTCGATCCGGATCGCCGTAATCAACAAATCGGTTCAAAACTAATCGCCTATGCGGCTGATCATCTTCATTGCATTCAAATCACCGCCGAAACAGACGACGACGCGGTGGGTTTTTACCGCAGTTACGGTTTTGAAATTACTTCTCTCGGCGAAAAATACCCCGGCTGCATCCGGTATCTCTGCACATTGAATCTATAA
- a CDS encoding tRNA threonylcarbamoyladenosine dehydratase: MDLSRTQALIGAENADKLAKSKIAVVGLGGVGGYAAEALLRSGVGTLILADGDTVDPSNLNRQILATEQTVGMPKTEAAKRRLLSINPDAKLILIQEFFMPENLGLLFDEGPDFVIDAIDTVTTKLALVKETAERKTGFISSMGAGNRLDPTAFRIGMIAETAGCGDGLARVMRHEARKRGLDFKVVYSLEIPQEIVLPGAKGKHPPASAGWVVGAAGLALAGAAINYIINR; this comes from the coding sequence ATGGATCTTTCACGCACACAGGCGCTGATCGGCGCCGAAAACGCGGACAAGCTCGCAAAAAGCAAAATTGCGGTTGTGGGCTTGGGCGGCGTCGGAGGGTATGCAGCCGAAGCCCTGCTGCGCAGCGGGGTCGGCACTTTGATTTTAGCAGACGGCGACACGGTTGATCCCTCAAATCTAAACCGCCAGATTTTAGCTACGGAACAGACGGTCGGGATGCCGAAAACCGAAGCAGCAAAACGCCGTTTGCTCTCGATCAACCCGGACGCAAAGCTGATTCTGATTCAGGAATTTTTTATGCCGGAAAATCTCGGGCTCCTCTTTGACGAAGGGCCCGATTTTGTTATAGACGCCATTGATACCGTGACCACCAAACTAGCACTGGTCAAAGAGACCGCCGAACGCAAAACCGGTTTCATCTCGTCCATGGGCGCGGGCAACCGGCTCGATCCGACGGCTTTCCGCATCGGAATGATCGCCGAAACGGCGGGCTGCGGCGACGGGTTGGCGCGCGTCATGCGGCACGAGGCCAGAAAACGCGGTCTCGATTTCAAGGTGGTCTATTCGCTCGAAATCCCACAGGAAATCGTTTTACCCGGTGCAAAAGGCAAGCACCCGCCCGCCTCCGCCGGATGGGTCGTCGGCGCCGCCGGCCTTGCCCTCGCAGGGGCTGCGATCAATTACATAATCAACCGATAA
- a CDS encoding DUF1292 domain-containing protein, with amino-acid sequence MSEDYGNDFVTLTDEEGDEYEFEIVRELDVDGEHYAALLPVCTDENCDHEDEDVYIVRVIEEDGEEIFEIIEDDAEFERVSTAFEAAFAEDDESEDEE; translated from the coding sequence ATGAGCGAAGATTACGGCAACGATTTCGTCACCCTCACCGATGAGGAGGGCGACGAATACGAATTCGAAATCGTCAGAGAACTTGACGTCGACGGCGAACACTATGCGGCGCTGCTGCCCGTCTGCACCGACGAAAACTGTGACCACGAAGACGAGGACGTCTACATTGTCCGAGTCATCGAAGAAGACGGCGAAGAGATTTTCGAGATCATCGAAGATGATGCGGAATTCGAACGGGTCTCTACCGCTTTCGAAGCCGCCTTTGCGGAAGACGACGAATCCGAAGACGAAGAATAA
- a CDS encoding peptidylprolyl isomerase, whose product MAKKLFALSLILFIFLMGCDKTVTISGNTSTPSGSDKDYATETVTLPAEANGKILDYGFALYGEPELGEEIAVMHTSMGDLCIRFFPDAAPLAVTNFKELATSGYYDGIIFHRVIEDFMIQGGDPSGTGYYGDSFWGQDFNDEFNADARNFCGALSMANIGYANTNSSQFFIVQLDTVSDDTISQMEQIPSRFSSQVIDVYRQYGGTPALDYKHTVFGFVFYGMETVDKIAVVKTDSNDKPLEDVVINSIDIVYYGGIEQQ is encoded by the coding sequence ATGGCAAAAAAACTCTTTGCACTCTCTCTGATTCTCTTTATTTTTTTAATGGGATGTGACAAAACCGTGACAATCAGCGGAAACACCAGCACGCCTTCCGGCTCGGATAAGGACTACGCCACCGAGACCGTGACGCTTCCGGCCGAAGCGAACGGCAAAATCCTCGACTACGGCTTCGCTCTCTACGGCGAGCCCGAACTCGGCGAAGAAATCGCCGTTATGCACACCTCTATGGGCGATCTCTGCATCCGCTTTTTCCCGGACGCCGCGCCGCTCGCAGTGACCAACTTTAAAGAGCTTGCGACCAGCGGCTATTATGACGGCATCATCTTCCACCGCGTCATCGAAGACTTCATGATTCAGGGCGGCGATCCCTCCGGAACGGGTTATTACGGCGACAGCTTTTGGGGTCAGGACTTTAATGATGAATTCAACGCCGATGCCCGCAATTTCTGCGGCGCACTCTCGATGGCCAACATCGGTTATGCAAACACCAACAGCAGCCAGTTCTTTATCGTCCAGCTTGATACGGTCTCTGATGACACGATTTCCCAGATGGAACAGATTCCGTCCCGTTTTTCCAGTCAGGTCATTGACGTCTATCGTCAGTACGGCGGAACACCGGCGCTCGATTATAAACATACCGTCTTCGGTTTTGTCTTCTACGGCATGGAGACCGTCGACAAAATTGCAGTCGTCAAAACCGACAGCAACGACAAGCCGCTCGAAGATGTCGTAATCAACAGCATCGACATCGTCTACTACGGCGGTATCGAACAGCAATAA
- a CDS encoding DUF4091 domain-containing protein has translation MPILLKTCSSLEKILPNAEPKGGFERFSACYGEKFSFQIAYTLQNYTEMRGYYNVGVAGDLAEAVTLYQVALVPVKLPCYPNVDDGDYITRSPGLLPDALIPFEKGGELAAVNQEWRSLLVSVDLTKFRPEPGTHKLMFAFGDSEHGELTVIQFDLDVISFELPKQKLINTQWFHSDCIAQYYDVPVFSEKHWKLIEKYMKTAADHGQNMILTPVFTPPLDTRIGTERPTVQLVGVKLSDGKYEFDFTLLTRWIETAKRAGMEYIEISHLFTQWGAKSAPKIIAQTDGKPRRIFGWETDAHGPEYKSFLHQFLAALTAYLKDSGNWENCVFHVSDEPNETSIKNFKDGAALIREYVPAEKIIDALSNLDYYKEGLLKRPVAATNHAQAFISAQVPDLWVYYCCGQGEKVSNRFLAMPGRRTRVIASQLFKYDIAGFLQWGYNFWNTHLSIHPLDPWRDTDGDSIFPAGDAFSVYPGKDGPVLSLHYLHFYEALCDLRALEATAAKVGKETVMKLIDPDGTLTFEQYPRTDEFILTMREQLNRILGA, from the coding sequence ATGCCGATCTTATTGAAAACCTGCTCATCGCTTGAAAAAATCCTGCCCAACGCCGAACCCAAAGGCGGCTTTGAGCGATTTTCGGCTTGTTACGGAGAAAAATTCTCCTTCCAAATCGCCTATACGCTACAAAACTATACCGAGATGCGCGGCTATTATAACGTCGGTGTCGCAGGAGATCTCGCGGAAGCGGTGACGCTGTATCAGGTGGCGCTCGTTCCCGTCAAACTTCCCTGCTATCCCAATGTCGACGACGGCGACTATATCACCCGTTCACCGGGACTTTTACCCGACGCATTGATCCCGTTTGAAAAAGGCGGTGAACTCGCAGCGGTCAATCAGGAGTGGCGCTCGCTGCTGGTCAGCGTTGACCTAACAAAATTTCGCCCCGAACCCGGTACGCACAAGCTGATGTTTGCATTCGGCGACAGCGAACACGGCGAACTGACCGTCATTCAGTTCGATCTTGATGTAATTTCTTTTGAATTGCCCAAGCAAAAACTGATCAACACCCAGTGGTTCCATTCCGACTGCATCGCACAGTATTATGATGTTCCCGTCTTTTCCGAAAAGCATTGGAAGCTGATTGAAAAATACATGAAAACCGCCGCCGATCACGGGCAGAATATGATTCTGACGCCGGTTTTCACGCCTCCCCTCGATACCCGTATCGGCACCGAGCGCCCGACCGTTCAACTGGTCGGAGTCAAACTGTCTGACGGTAAATACGAATTTGATTTCACGCTGCTCACCCGCTGGATTGAGACCGCCAAGCGTGCCGGCATGGAGTATATCGAAATCTCCCATCTGTTCACCCAGTGGGGCGCCAAAAGCGCGCCGAAAATTATCGCACAAACCGACGGGAAACCGCGCCGCATCTTCGGTTGGGAAACCGATGCGCACGGTCCCGAATACAAATCGTTTTTGCATCAGTTTTTAGCAGCTTTGACCGCCTATTTAAAGGACTCCGGCAACTGGGAAAACTGCGTTTTCCACGTCTCCGACGAACCCAACGAGACCTCGATTAAAAATTTTAAAGACGGTGCGGCACTGATCAGGGAATATGTTCCGGCCGAAAAAATCATTGACGCGCTCAGCAATTTGGATTATTATAAAGAGGGATTGCTGAAAAGACCGGTGGCCGCGACCAATCACGCCCAGGCATTCATCTCGGCGCAAGTCCCCGATCTGTGGGTATACTACTGCTGCGGTCAGGGCGAAAAAGTCAGCAACCGATTCCTTGCGATGCCCGGACGGCGCACCCGAGTGATCGCAAGCCAGTTGTTCAAATACGACATCGCGGGATTTTTGCAGTGGGGGTATAACTTCTGGAACACCCACCTGTCAATTCATCCGCTCGACCCGTGGCGCGATACCGACGGCGACAGCATCTTCCCGGCGGGCGACGCGTTCTCGGTCTATCCCGGAAAAGACGGCCCGGTTCTGTCCCTGCACTACCTGCATTTTTACGAAGCCCTGTGCGACCTGCGTGCACTCGAAGCCACTGCAGCCAAAGTCGGAAAAGAAACGGTAATGAAACTAATTGATCCCGACGGCACACTGACTTTCGAGCAGTACCCTCGCACCGACGAATTTATTTTGACCATGCGCGAGCAGCTCAACCGCATTCTCGGCGCTTAG